The nucleotide window GTCCTCGCACGGCGCGATGCACGACGAGCATATGCTCATCCCGCTTTTCTCCAGCGTGAAGCTGAACCGTACGGTGGTGCGGTCGGCGGACCTGTTCCCCTCGATATTGAAATTGCACGGGGACCCCATCCCCGCCGGGATCGACGGCGAGAGCTTCGTGTAGGGGCGAACCTTGTGTTCGCCCGAGGCCCCTACATCGCCCGCAGCTGATCCCTACGATTGAAAAATTGCCGATACCCCATCAACACCACCAAGAGATTCGTCAGCGCCGCGCTGGCCATCAGCATGAACATCACGATGATCTGGTAGCGCACGGCGAGCAGGGGCGATTTTCCGGCGATGATGAGTCCCGCCATCATCCCCGGCATGAAGATCACCCCCAAGGCCTTCATCGTGTCGATGGCCGGGATCAGAGAGGCGCGCAGCACCTCCTTCAGGAGGCTCTGCACGGATTGCCGGGCCGAGGCCCCCAGGCTGAGGCAGACGAGGACCTCCGATTTCCGCAACTCCATCTCGGCCTTGAGGCGGTTAAGAGTGAGCCCGGCCCCGTTCATCGAATTGCCGAGGATCATCCCCCCCAAGGGGATCAAGAACCGGGCCTTGGGTTCGATCGAACCCCCCAAGACAAGAAGGGAAAGGGTTAAGACCAGGCTG belongs to Deltaproteobacteria bacterium PRO3 and includes:
- the fetB gene encoding iron export ABC transporter permease subunit FetB, which produces MKSQMESALAFFQDPGLYFSLGLIVVVLFVSLAERLKLEAELGWAVLRGFLQLTLVGFALVWVFSFEHLGVILGVLAGMTLLAGLIARKRGEGIPRVFPIVSFSLAVSLVLTLSLLVLGGSIEPKARFLIPLGGMILGNSMNGAGLTLNRLKAEMELRKSEVLVCLSLGASARQSVQSLLKEVLRASLIPAIDTMKALGVIFMPGMMAGLIIAGKSPLLAVRYQIIVMFMLMASAALTNLLVVLMGYRQFFNRRDQLRAM